Sequence from the Polycladomyces zharkentensis genome:
CTTGTTTATCCCATCCGACAACAAAGTCGAAAGTGCATTGGACAGTGTCTTTCTGCGTTGATTGAACGCCGCCCGTACCACGCGGAAGAACAGTGCTTCGTCACGGACGTGGACGGCGGGTTCCGGCCGAACGGAAAGACGCACGACGGCCGAATCGACATTGGGACGCGGCACAAACACATGCCGCGGCACAGTTGCCACCCAGGAGACTTCCGCGAAATATTGTACCGCAACCGTCAGAGAACCGTAATCCTTGGTTCCCGGTTTGGCACGCAACCGCTCGGCCACTTCTTTCTGGATCATGACCACAATATGGGTGAGCGGCAAACGTTCTTCCAATAGACGCATCAGAATCGGAGACGTGATGTAGTACGGCAGATTGGCCACCACAGCGTATTTGGCCAACCCGCTCAGATGCTCCCCGATTAACCGGCGGTAATCCACCTTCATGGCGTCGCCGTGAACGATGGACACGCGGCTTTTCCCTTGAAATTGTTCACGAAGGATCGGTACCAAGCGGTCATCCAGCTCCACCGCTACCACACCGCCGGCGGATTCGGCCAGCCGCTCGGTCAACGCGCCGATCCCCGGCCCAATTTCAATGACGCCCGTTTCTCCGTCCAGTTCCGCCGCACGAATGATTTTTCCGATGACATGGGCATCTGTTAGAAAGTTTTGCCCCAAACTCTTTTTTAATGCGATTTGATGGCGTGACAATAATTCACGGGTTCGAGCGGTGATGGGTTGTTGTTCCACCTTGTTCCTCCTTCTCCGCTTGGATCAGCGCTTGCCGAAACTCCGACCGGGTGATGCGAAACATTTGAATGCGGCGAAAAAACTGCCGGGCATTGGCATAGCCGATCCCCAAATGCCGCCCCATGGCTTCTCTGAGGCGACGGGCACGGACGCCGCCGGCCAATCCCGCATCCAGGTATTCTATCCACGTCACCTCACCGTTACCTTCGGATTCCGTTTCACACCGCACCTCGGACAATGCTCGCCGGATTGCTTCCGGGGAAGCGTGCTCCACTCCGATACCGTCTTTGCCGGTGGCTTCCTCCCTCGTCAGAAATGCGTGCTTGCAACCCTCCACCCTTTGCGAAATGATCCGGCGGATGCGTTCACCCGCACCATCCGGGTCGGTCATGATGATCACACCGCGCTTGGCTTGAGCCTGTTCGATCGCCGCCAACACCGTTTCATCCACAGCATCGCCGCCTGTTTCCAGCGTGTCCGCCGAAACGGCACGTCGTACGGCCGCGGTGTCGTTTTTGCCTTCCACTACGATGACTTCCTTCAACTTACCTGTAAACACCAACGTAACCTTCTTTCCCATCACAGCCGGAAGGTCCTCTGCTTGTCCACGGGGTTCCGGTGTACCCAGGCGTGTCCGGGAATCTCACCGGTATCGGTTTCCCGGCTTACTCCTCCGCTCGGTAACAAGCCCGTTTGGAACCGGAAGTGAAAGATGCGGGGCAACGTACGATTCGTTTGAGAAAATGGCTCCCTGCACTTCGGTTCTCCCCCATCGGGGCATCGGTTTCCTCTCCGACGGGAATCGTTGCCGTCCCTTGGATTCACCAGACACCCCTTGCGGTTTTCTTAGTGTGAACCGCCCGGCTGATCTCTTATACTTCAACGCCGAACAGCCGGCACGCATTGGCAGTCGTATGTTCCGCCAATGCCTCCAGCGTCATGCCCCTCAGTTCGGCGATGGTCTGCGCCACCAACCGAACATAGCCCGTTTCATTCCGTTTTCCGCGATGGGGATGGGGTGCCAAATACGGGCAGTCCGTCTCGATCAGCAAACGGTCGATGGGTACTTTTTGGGCGATTTCCTTGGGCATCTTGGCATTTTTAAATGTGACCGGTCCGCCCAAGCCGATGTAGAAATTCAGGTCCAGACAGTGCTGCGCAAATGCCCAATCCCCGCTGAAACAATGCATGACGCCGCCGACTTCCTCCGCCTTTTCTTCGCGCAAAATGCGCAGGACGTCTTCATGAGCGTCCCGATCATGAATAATGATCGGCAATCCTACCTTCCGCGCCAGCCGGATTTGTTGCCGAAACACCTCCTGCTGGACATCGCGGGGCGAGTTGTCCCAGTAGTAGTCCAAGCCCATCTCGCCGAGCGCCACCACTTTGGGATGTTCTGTCAGTGATTCGATCCAGGTCAGATCGTCGTCGGTCATCTCCTTTGCATCATGGGGGTGCCATCCGATGGCGGCATAGATGAAATCATACCGCTCGGCCAACACCAACGCGGTGCGAATCGTCTCACGGTTGTATCCGATGTTCACCACGCGGGAGACACCGTATTCTTCACGTGCGCGACGAATCACTTCTTCCCTGTCATTGTCAAATTGAGCGTCATTCAAGTGGGCATGGCTGTCAAACAACATGATGGTATGCCTCCTGATCCGATCCTTGGCTGGTTTTTTTCGGGGTTTCAATGAACGGACAGCAAAGCGAAGCGTCGGAAGGGAAAGACAATGACCTCCGCACGACCGACGACGTCATGCATATCGATCGCCCCGAGCTCCCGGCTGTCCTTGCTTTGATTGCGGTTGTCCCCCATTACAAAGAGATGACCGGGGGGAACACGCGTCGGCTCCATATCCGAATCGGTCGGTTCGTCGATATAGGGTTCCTTGAGCTGTCGTCCATTTCGGTATACATGGCCGTTGCGGATCGCGATTTCGTCTCCCGGCAAACCGATGACTCGTTTGATGAAATCCCTTTTTTCTTCTGTATGAAAAATCACGATATCTCCGTATGACGGTTTGGTGATACTGTAAATCCACTTGTTGACGATCAACAGTTCCCGGCCATGAAACGTGGGATACATGGACATTCCCTGTACCTCGTAAGGCTGAAAGAAAAACAACCGGATCACGATCGCCAACAACAGAGCAGTCACGACAGCCTTCCACCAGTCACCGGCGTTGCGCGCTTCTCCACTCATCTTGAACCCCTATCCCCCTCTCTGTAATTACAATACTGGATGTTCTTCCAATTTTCCACTCGCATTTACAGGAAATGTCGACTGAAACCCACGGCACCCATGGAAAGATGGGTATTTCAATCGCGGGATGAAAGGGGGCGTTACACAACTTTGTACAATCAATCGTATGAGTGGTGCTCCCCACCAGCGCGTCAAGATCGTCCAAATCTCTTTCCCGGCTTCTCCACCTGTCACCATGCAAGGAAGGGTATCAAGCCGCTTTGAACCGGAAACGCAGGACGCGGGCAAAATATCGCTTCGCTCAGAGGAAATTGCCCGCGATTCGATCCCCGTACTTTTCCGGTTCTCTGCTCGGCAGGGCATGAAACTCGCTTATCTCGGAAAACGCGGCCTTCCGATGAAATTACCGGATAAGCCTTTGTGGTGAGTTTTCTCTTGTGTCCGTCATCAAATGCGGTACCAGTGAAAACGAGTCTCAGCGTTGTGGGAGTAACGGAAACGCCTCGATAGGTAGATACAACCGGGTTCCCGGCCGCTACTACAGGCCCGATCATCCCGGTGGCCGATGAAACGCGGCTCGATATACCCTATGTCTCCACCGGTAACCTCTTCTGCTGGGTGACTGCCTTTTCATCACTCGCTCCCGTTCACGGACCGAAAGTCGGTTCACGTGAACCAGGCCATCATTCTTGTGTCATCCGGACGGATCCATCCGTTTTGATCAGGTGATGACAAAGTCCGCGGGACTCTGATTTCCCGCCTCCGCTCCGCAACAGCCAGGGGCGCTCGACGGGAAATTCGGACCCGCTTCTGAAATGGCGAGTGGTTCAACCATTGTCATCAGCCTCACCACTCTACTTCTCGTGCCGGAAATGACCCGACTCACCTGAAACGTCTTGGGCCAATCACCCCGGATGTTACTTCACCCGTGTTCCATTGGGGATGTCGCCCGACACCGTAGACAGGACCAACCGATCCCCTTCCTTGGCCGCAAGTACCATGCCTTCAGAGAGGACGCCTCGCAATTTGGCCGGTTTGAGGTTGGCCACCATGATCACTTTTCGCCCTGTGAGTTCCTCCGGCTGATAATACTGTGCGATCCCGGCGACCACCTGACGCTGTTCGCTTCCCAAATCCAACCGCAATTTCAGCAAGCGGTCCGCCCCTTTGATCCGCTCGGCCGCCACGATTTCCGCCACACGCAGATCCACTTTGGCGAAATCGTCAATGCTGATGAGATGGGTCTCTTCGACCGATGGTTGGTCTTTCCCTTTTTTCTTCGTTTCGTCTTCGTCGTTTGTTTTGGGACCTCCGATCATCGCATTGATCGCCTCCACTTCTTGTTCCACATCCAGGCGCGGGAACAGAGGCTTCCCTTTTTTCACCCGGAGACCTTGGGGCAGGGTGCCGAACCGGTGCGCGCTTTCCCACTCCGTCTGATCACCCGCGGAAATGCCCAAGTACTCCCACATTTTTTGCGGAACCCGCGTCATGAACGGTTGCACCAGCACGCTGACGATGCGCAACACCTCCAACAGGTGATACAACACCGAACCCAGCGTGTCCTTTTTGGTTGGATCTTTGGCCAATTCCCAGGGTTGCGTGTTTTCGATGTACTTGTTGCCCGCGCGTACCAGATCCCAAATCGCTGTCAGCGCGATGGAAAATTGCATGTTGTCCATCGCCTTCTCCACTCGGGTGACGGTTTCTTCGGCCAGCCGGACCAACGACGCATCATGTTCGGTGGCATTTTCCACATATGCCGGTACGGAACCGTCGAAGTATTTTTCCACCATGGTCAGCGTCCGGTGGAGCAGGTTGCCCAGATCGTTGGCCAAATCAGCGTTGATCCGCTCCACGAATCCTTCCGGCGTAAACACGCCGTCCGCCCCGAACGGGACCTCACGCAACAGGTAATAGCGGAGCGCATCCAGACTGTACCGTTCGATCAGCGGAATCGGGTCCACCACATTGCCCTTGGATTTGGACATTTTCTCGTTTTTGACGGTGAAAAAACCGTGCGCGACCACTTTTTTGGGCAATGGGAGATCGAGTGCCATCAGGATGATCGGCCAATAAATCGTGTGGAAACGGACAATGTCCTTGCCCACGATGTGCACGTCGGCAGGCCAATGCTTTTCAAACTGCTTTTGTTTCTCCGGATCGTCGGACAGATACCCGATGGCTGTGATGTAGTTGGTCAGGGCGTCCAGCCAAACGTACATGACGTGTTTCGGATCGCCCGGCACCGGAATCCCCCAATCGAAAGTCGTCCGGGAGACGCACAGGTCCTCCAGTCCCGGTTTGATGAAATTCTGGATCATCTCATTTTTGCGGGATTCCGGCTGGATGAATTCCGGATTTTCCTCGTAGTATTGCAGCAGGCGGTCCACATATTTGCTCATCCGGAAGAAGTAGCTTTTCTCCCGCACCTTGTCCACCGGACGGCCGCAGTCCGGACAATTGCCGTCTTTGAGCTGGCGCTCGGTCCAGAACGATTCGCAGGGGGTGCAATACCAACCCTCGTACTCACCGAGATAAATGTCCCCTTGATCCAGCAGGCGCTGGAAGATCTTCTGCACGACCTTCTTGTGCCGTTCCTGCGTGGTTCGGATAAAATCGTCATACGAGATATCCAGCTTCTCCCACAGCTCTTTTATCCCGGCCACGATCTCATCGACAAACTCCTGCGGCGATTTTCCGGCTTCCTTGGCACGTCGCTGGATTTTCTGACCATGCTCGTCCGTTCCGGTCAGATACATGACATCATAGCCGCGAAGCCGTTTGTAACGGGCCATCGCGTCTCCCGCCACGGTGGTGTACGCATGCCCGATATGCAGTTTGTCATTGGGATAATAAATCGGTGTCGTAATGTAGAAGGAACGCTTTTCGCTCATCCTGATTCTCTCCTTTCACCCAGGCGTGTCTGGCAAATCAAATGTGCCATGACCGATATACCCTCGTTGTTCTCAAAAAAGCAAAACCCCTCACCCTTCAGCATGGGGCGAGAGGTTGTTCTCACGCGGTACCACCCATTTTCAGCACGCCCTCGCGGCACGTGCCCTCGATCAGTGTTACACTGCGCCGTTAACGCCGGCCACGGCCGCCCCTACTCACCCGGAAGGGTTTCGTTGCGGCTTCTCCGGGGACATGTTCACCTCAGCGTCTATGCCGGCTTTCACCTGTCCCGGCTCTCTGGTGATAGACGACAGTCGGTTACTCCTCCCCATCATGGAAGTTCGGAGTGTTGATCTGTTGCAAAAGCCATGTCGTTTTTATTATATCAACCGCCCATCAGTGATTCAACGTGCGGGAGGGCTTATCCGCCATTGTTGACGAAACGGAGAGAATGCAAACGCTGTTACACCCGATCCCGCCCCGGTTCCCCTGCTTCCTTTGCTTCGCGGGGCGACGCATCTGTCGCCATATATGTCCATCCTCTGATGAAGGATTTCCCGGTTTTCCGTACCTTGTAAGTGAGCGGAACCTCCATCATCAGGTAATCTCGCCGCACAACTTGAGGGTCATCGCTTTGGCACAGTTGTGCTCATAAATGATCTCCATCGTTCTCAGCACATGCCGGCTAAATGCACGGAACACGGATTGTCCGTCGCAACTCCGGCGACCGGGCAACAGCTGTTTTTTCGCGAAGAGCAGCTCCCGTCCCGCATCAAATTCCCGCAACCAAGGTTGTCCACCCAGTCACGTCATCTCTTTACCGCACGGCATCATACCGCGTGGCGAGCGGGGATTCCTTTTTCGCGATGCGCCCCTCAGCCGCCAACCGGTCCAGCTCCTGCTTCAGTCGGGGCACATCCCATCGAAGACCGCACTCCCGGTTCACATGCGTCACCGCATCCAACAGGTCTGTGTCAAACAGCGGCAACCGCGCCAACAATACGTTCAGCACATTTTCGTCTTGTTCCTGTCGGATTGACTGCAATTCCTCAAACGGATTGGTAACATGCGGACTCCGGGTGTAAGCCGCCCGTACCCTCATGAAAACGGTACGGCCGAACACGGCGGAGGAAACGAACGTATCGCCGGAGCGCAGATACGGCAACCGCTTCCCCTCCTCCGGTGTCAAATCGGTCTCTTCCCGCAACGTGGCGATGTCGGTACCGCGCACGGTACGAAAGACGAACTTGGTGTTCAACTGAGCCGTGATCGTCTCGTCCAAGAGTGTGGGACGTTGGGTGGCAAATACGAGGAAAACACCGTATTTCCGGCCTTCCTGGGCAATTTCCTTTAAAATTGCCTTGGCCGGTGAGTCCACGCCTTTCGGGGCGAAATTGTGCGCTTCGTCCGTCACGATGAGAAACGGCGGGAAAAACCGACCGTCCTCCCCGTTCATCCGGGCATCTTTGTACTCCCGCCTTTTGCGGTACAACGCACCGATCACATAGGTGGCAAACACCTGCAACAGCCAGGCCGAACCCTGTACCACCACCAACCTGCCTTGTTCCAACGCCCGCTCGATCGGCCGGATGTCCTGCTGGAACAATCCCGCCTTTTCCAGACGGTTCAGCCGCCACTGAACCCCTTTGAGCGACGAGAGCGGCAAACTGTTGTACTGTTGATACAAAGTCAGCAAGTCCTTAAGCTTCTCCGCCTCCACCGGGTCGATGTCCCCGCCGTGCAACCGTCGCTCCAGCCCCTGTTTTCCTTCTTCCAAAGCCTGGGCCACATTGTTCAGCCGGTCACTGAACGTGCGGAACGAATCCTTTTTTCTGTGCAACATCTGCACCACATTGACCATCGATTCCGTCACACTGCCTCCGGCAGCACCGAGCAATCCCTGCAAGTCGCGGGTGGACAATGAGGAAAAATCAATCCCCACATGCTGTCCGATCTGCACGGCCACCCAGCGATTGGTGAAATCCGGGGCATACGCTTCCAGCTCCGGGACCGTCTCGCTGAAATCCATCTCAAAATGCGGATCGAACACCACTGTGGGAATACCCAGTTTCATCAGCTCTTCCAGCATCACCCGCAAACCGAACGATTTCCCGGAACCCGACCCGCCGAAGATCCCGATATGCGGATACTGCTGCATCGCACGGATGTCGAACAAAAACGGTACGCCCGACTGCGGTCGCATGGCCCCGTCTTCGACGATGTGCACCTGATCCCTCAGATCCTCATCCAACGTATCCGCCAATGCTTCCGTCCCGCGGATCTCCCCCAGGACCATGCCCTCTGCCGGCGTTGTCTTCACCAACAACCCGCGCACTTCATCGAACCGGGGTTCCCGTACGGGACATCCGGTCCGAACCGGATGAGGCGCCTCGGAAAACAGACGTAATTTGGCCAGATTCAACTCATCCGAACCGATATCATAACCGATCTGCTCCAACGAGCGGATCACCTGTGTGTCCACAAGCGAACGATCGAGACCCATCGGTATCAGACGGTTGTAGGAAAGGGTTTCCACCACTTCCCCGCGCGGGTGGTTCAACGCCGGATCTTCGATCACCAGAATCTCGTTGATGCGGAATTTTCGTTCCCTCGAGACCACGTACACTTCCTGCTGTGTCGTTACGCCGACCACTTGCATGGCCATTCCTCCCCTTCTGGAGATGTCCGTCACAACACGCGTTCACTGCGTTTGGGCAAAAACAATCGGTGGCGCAAATCAGGATCGATATACTCCTCCACCATCGCCTCCACCAACCGGTCCGTCACCCGCACTTCGGCATCGACGATATCAAGCCACAACGGGATTCCCCGCCCTTGCTCCGGGGTCAACGTTCGAACCAGCCGAACCAGATCCCATTTGTGCGCTGCTTGCGACAACAGCCCGTCGATCCCGATCGGTTGCGGACTCCGGGACGAACGGAGGGTCACTTTCCACAACCCGCTGCCCGCAGGGCTCCAACCCTCCCATTCAAATGCTTCTCCGGGTTTCAACGTGCCATAAAGCACCTCGCGATCCGTCCATGCGGGATAATCGGGAAACACTTCACGTGCCAAACTCTTGGTGCCAATTTCTTCAGAAACCCCCACCAACAACACGTCCGCCGTCTCGGCAGCCCTGGCCAACCGGGTCCATTCTTCCGCATCATCGATCAAGAAATGAAGCAGGGAACCGTCCATCATCACGACCCTGGGCCGCCAGTTCTCCACGGCATACATCGCAGCCTGCATCTCCAGCCGAGACAGAAGTGCTCCCCGATGGCGCGCTTCCCGTGCTGCGTCCGCTTCGCCTTCACCGTTCATCAAGAGCGGCGTATAGACATCCCCCGTCCAGTATTCCTCTCCTTTGGTTCCCTTGGCCAAAGCCTGAAACACTGACAATGTCCGGGGATGACTGCCCGGTGTGGAGTTGACGGAACCATCCACACCCACCAGTATACGATCTTCCAGCCACTGGACAAATTCCGTATCCTCCAGCCTGGAGACGGGGACAAAATCCCCCACGCTCTGCAAACGGCGTCGAATGGCCGTATACTCAAACGCTTCACCCGGATAAGCCTTGCGAAGTTCCCGATTGGTTTCCTGCAGTTTGCGCTTCAACACGTCGGATACGGGGAGCATGTCCGTTCCTCCTTTGCGTAGCCTGTATTTTCAGTCTACCGGAAAACCGTGTCTCCTTCATCTGCTAATCTGCTGTTTTTATAACTTGCAAGGATGCTTGTGATCACGGCGAATAAATCCCTCTCCCTAACATATTAATTTTTTTGTAAAACTACCAAATTGTCTTGTTGACTGTTATGGGAATCGCTGGTATGATGAAGTTGACGCCGTTCCTGTCGAAATTTGGCGTTACCGATAAGACCAAGACCAAAGACCAATGAGAGAGGAGAATTGGACATGCTCAAATCTACGGGTATCGTACGCAAAGTGGACGAGCTGGGACGTGTGGTGATTCCGATCGAGCTTCGTCGAACCTTGGGAATCGGCGAAAAAGACGCTTTGGAAATTTACGTGGACGGAGAGCGCATCGTACTCAAAAAGTATGAACCGGCCTGCATTTTTACCGGTGAAGTGGACAACACCGTTCGGTACAGAAACAAAGTGGTAAGCAAAAAATGCATCGAAGAAATGTACCAACTGTTGCAAAAAGAGAGAGAAGGTGTCACTGCTGAATAATTTGGCCTATATCTCCTGAATAAGGTCGGTTCCGGATACATAGAAAAATCATGAAGGAACCGGAAAAATTTTTCCCTCCAGCATCTATTCGCGTTCGTTAAAGTCAATCCATTCTTTAAAAAAATGGACTGTTTTTCAACGTAATGCGGATGGATTTACTTATTTATGACTTATGGACAGGTTTTTTCTAAACAGCATATAAACAGAATATTCTTTACATCTTTATGTTTATCCCTACTACCAATGGCCTAGGTAATAGTTGCACTCATCATGAAAAGCGCCCCCGTTTGATACGGGGGCTTGTTCTTACCCATCTGTGTCAGCGTCTCTTCGCCATACGCCGATACGTATGCCGTTTTCCCCTGAGCGCGATTGCGTAGGCCATGATGTTTTCCGGCGGGGCCATGCCCGAAAAGCCCGCATCACCGATATGGTACAAATCCGCTCCGCATGCTTTGCCCGTTACAGCCAGTGTCTCCATAAGCGAAGGTGACGCCCCTTCCTGCGATGTGCCGACGGTGAGCATCACCAGCATTCCCGCTTCGTGTGCAGTGTCAATCCATCGGGTCAGCTGCCGGTGGTTCACTCCCGGAACCGTACCGGCATGCGGCAGCAACAAGACATCACATCCAGCTTCGGCGACACGGACAATTTGTTCTTCAGACAGCCAATGGTCGGTGCCCGTACCCGCCCCGTGCATTTTGCCGGCCATGAGGATGAGGTCTTCTCCCACAGCCGCACGTATGGTTCGCAAGACGTCGATGATCGCCTCCATTGTCACCCCGGTTTCGGGATTCCCGGTCAATGTGAGAAAATCGACCCCTTGTTCCCGGGCTTTGACCGCATTGTCTGCCGTGGCCAACCTTCCCGGCGATACTGTATGCCTGGTGGCAGGTTCCAAATTGATTCCCACCGGCCTGCCCGTTACCCGTTTCACGTGTTCCGCCGTCACTCCCCAACCCAGGTGGTTTTCCCACCCCTTCAACGGTTCAGGCAGACCTGGTACCTGGGTACGGGAGGGGAATCCCGTCACCATGGGCTTCTCCACATCATACAAGTTCAGCAGCAACAGATCGGCACCGAAAGCTGCCGCCAATTCGGGGTTGCTGCAACCATCGACCAACGGCGGTACGGTTACCACCGTTTCAGCCACGACCGTCCGTCCCTCCGCCGCCCGGATGGACTCCAGCAGTTGACGACCGGAGTAACGGGTCAACTCTTCCTGTGTAGCATCTAAAATCCGTTTCACCTGGGTCATCCTTCGTCCTCACGTTCCATCCATTTCAGAATCCGATCCTTCAACAGTTCGGACCGTGTGCCGAACACGGCTTGATAGTTCCCCTTACCCAATTTGACCACACCGGACGCACCCAACCGTTTCAGCGCCTCGATATCCAGTTTTCCCTCATCTTTGACGGTCAACCGCAACCGCGTGATACAGGCATCCAGCTGCTCGATATTCTCCTTGCCGCCGAGCGCGCGCAACACGGCGAGTGCCTCCTCATCTTCATCATTCTTGCCGACGGCGGCCGGCGATTCACCGTCCTCACCCTCTTCCAACCTGCCGGGCGTGGGCAGATTCCATTTTTCGATGGCAAACCGGAAAATCACAAAGTACAAAGCGGCATAGACCAATCCGATGGGAATGATCCAAAAAGCGTTATGTGCCAACGGATAGTTGATGACGTAGTCGATAAATCCGGCTGAGAATCCGAAGCCGTGCCGGATGTCCAACAGGTACAGGAGAGCCATCGAAGTCCCGGTCAACAATGCGTGAATCCCGTACAATACCGGAGCCAAAAACATGAACATATATTCGATCGGCTCCGTAATCCCGGTCAAAAAGGCGGTCAACGCCACACTCAACAGCACGCCGCGCACCGCGGCCCGCTTTTCCGGCTTGGCGGCCCGGATCATGGCCAAGGCGGCAGCCGGCAAAGCAAACATCATGATGGGATAAAAACCGGCCATAAAAGATCCCGCCGTCGGGTCACCGGCGAAAAATCGCGTCAGATCCCCCGTATAGGTCTGTCCCCCTTTTGTAAAGGTTCCGACAGTATACCACACCAATGTGTTCAGGATATGGTGCAATCCAAAGGGGATCAACAACCGGTTGAGCAGGCCGTAGCCAAACAATCCGACCGCACCAACCCCGATCAACCAATCTCCGGCCGCTTGGATTCCCTTTTGCACCTCGGGCCACACAAACAAAAACAC
This genomic interval carries:
- a CDS encoding PTS transporter subunit EIIC — protein: MLGKLQQVGKAFMLPIAVMPAAAILLRLGALLSDPNLVAKGSIWFQVGEVLSKGAGAIFDNLPLLFAVGVTVGMTGGAGAAALAAVVGYMVLKAVVGVHDTEDNKLDTGVLGGIITGLVTAYLYRKYHNIRLPDWLQFFGGKRFVPIVTSVAMIGIGVVFLFVWPEVQKGIQAAGDWLIGVGAVGLFGYGLLNRLLIPFGLHHILNTLVWYTVGTFTKGGQTYTGDLTRFFAGDPTAGSFMAGFYPIMMFALPAAALAMIRAAKPEKRAAVRGVLLSVALTAFLTGITEPIEYMFMFLAPVLYGIHALLTGTSMALLYLLDIRHGFGFSAGFIDYVINYPLAHNAFWIIPIGLVYAALYFVIFRFAIEKWNLPTPGRLEEGEDGESPAAVGKNDEDEEALAVLRALGGKENIEQLDACITRLRLTVKDEGKLDIEALKRLGASGVVKLGKGNYQAVFGTRSELLKDRILKWMEREDEG